The following proteins are encoded in a genomic region of Ostrea edulis chromosome 7, xbOstEdul1.1, whole genome shotgun sequence:
- the LOC125656800 gene encoding LOW QUALITY PROTEIN: toll-like receptor 2 (The sequence of the model RefSeq protein was modified relative to this genomic sequence to represent the inferred CDS: inserted 4 bases in 2 codons), giving the protein MEKSSTISKLFDEETFAEFEKKCQSPTWLLFSSSVLVLVNVSIIVSALIKRYRVHVDYIILHIRNRLKGIHLPKNKNXFDAFISYAEDDYKLVTSTLYQALTNLGFEISLPDKNFIPGRSKVDQLVQSFDHSRKVVFIITENFLKSGWNSYXMAVTHAFHNHRKRSIIVIMKDNIPIERMPKDLQYIWWCISSIRWPDTLELMDGFWEDLATTLASV; this is encoded by the exons ATGGAAAAATCATCcacaatttcaaaactattcGATGAAGAAACTTTTGCAGAATTTGAGAAGAAATGCCAATCTCCAACGTGGTTACTGTTTTCTTCCTCTGTGTTAGTTTTAGTAAATGTCTCAATCATTGTATCAGCGCTTATAAAGAGATACCGCGTGCATGTGGACTACATTATTCTGCATATTCGTAACAGATTGAAAGGTATACATTTGcccaaaaacaaaaa tttcgATGCCTTCATATCATACGCTGAAGATGACTACAAGCTGGTGACGTCAACCCTGTATCAAGCCCTGACAAATTTAGGTTTTGAAATAAGCCTACCTGATAAAAACTTCATCCCCGGAAGGTCAAAGGTGGACCAGCTGGTACAATCTTTTGACCACAGTCGAAAAGTCGTTTTCATCATTACAGAAAACTTTCTAAAGAGTGGCTGGAATTCGTA GATGGCGGTGACCCATGCCTTTCATAACCACCGAAAACGGTCCATCATAGTGATTATGAAGGacaacattccaatagaaagaATGCCAAAAGACTTGCAATATATCTGGTGGTGCATATCGAGCATCAGGTGGCCAGATACTTTAGAACTGATGGATGGTTTCTGGGAAGATCTTGCTACCACCTTGGCCTCAGTTTGA